The Allochromatium tepidum genome has a window encoding:
- the erpA gene encoding iron-sulfur cluster insertion protein ErpA, which translates to MNAEADLEAPLVFTASAASKVAELIRDEGNPGLMLRVYIQGGGCSGFQYGFTFDEDVQDGDTEIVTDGVKLLVDPMSLQYLMGAEIDYTEGLQGAQFVIRNPNATTTCGCGSSFSA; encoded by the coding sequence ATGAACGCCGAAGCCGATCTCGAAGCCCCACTCGTCTTTACCGCGTCCGCCGCGTCCAAGGTCGCCGAGCTCATCCGCGACGAGGGCAATCCCGGACTCATGTTGCGCGTCTACATCCAGGGCGGAGGCTGTTCCGGATTCCAGTACGGCTTCACCTTCGACGAGGACGTGCAGGACGGGGATACCGAGATCGTGACCGATGGGGTCAAACTGCTCGTCGACCCCATGAGCCTGCAATATCTGATGGGTGCCGAGATCGACTATACGGAAGGGCTGCAAGGTGCGCAGTTCGTCATTCGCAATCCGAATGCCACGACGACCTGCGGCTGCGGCTCCTCGTTCTCGGCCTGA